In Finegoldia magna ATCC 53516, a genomic segment contains:
- a CDS encoding response regulator transcription factor, with protein MNLLVVEDDKMIREGICEFLSEFGYKTYQAEDGKQAISIFENNEINLAILDIQLPYINGLEVLKKIRETSDIPAIMLTAFSDEEYKINAFTSLADGYIEKPFSLPVFKVRIESLIKKYYGNNETFNYKNTEVNFTSYTAKINGKKVDVNAKELEILKYMIENEGQALTRMQIIDSVWKETDEIPFDRVIDVYIKELRKKLELDCIVTIRNVGYKLERK; from the coding sequence ATGAACTTACTTGTAGTAGAAGATGACAAAATGATACGCGAAGGAATTTGTGAATTTTTGTCTGAGTTTGGATATAAAACTTATCAAGCAGAAGATGGAAAACAAGCCATATCCATATTTGAAAACAACGAAATCAACTTAGCAATACTAGATATTCAACTTCCATACATAAATGGACTTGAAGTTCTCAAAAAAATCAGAGAAACGAGTGATATTCCAGCGATTATGTTGACTGCGTTTAGCGATGAAGAATACAAAATCAACGCTTTCACAAGTCTAGCAGATGGCTACATTGAAAAGCCGTTTTCGCTTCCTGTTTTCAAAGTTAGAATAGAATCATTAATAAAAAAATATTATGGAAACAATGAAACATTTAATTACAAAAATACCGAAGTTAACTTTACTAGCTACACTGCGAAAATAAACGGCAAAAAAGTTGATGTAAATGCCAAAGAACTAGAAATACTCAAATATATGATAGAAAATGAAGGTCAAGCACTTACTAGGATGCAAATAATCGATAGTGTGTGGAAAGAAACTGACGAAATACCATTTGATAGAGTAATTGATGTTTACATAAAAGAATTACGTAAAAAGCTAGAATTAGATTGCAT
- a CDS encoding ABC transporter permease yields MIKNAIAYITRKRNRSLIILIILTLVLSCLYACLSITKSQKTLEKSLYETSNSSISITKKNKNGYFDIKKFDKLKQIKDIKEVSYHYEGLANLTNTNVVESDQKVMREDLSPNMKNLVSINAMTDQKRNQLFTSKVFTIKQGKNLDKKDDNKILVHEEFAKKNKLKLHDKIGLKFMNMNGNGDTNKETQYEIVGIFSGKKQEKYTGLSSDFSENSMFVNYNSAQNSLDIKDNEKIANKISVYTQNSDSMDNVINQIKNQIGNSSKYIIEKDDNAFKEAIDSINSVKHIIQMMTYSIMIAGLVVLSLILILWLRERIYEIGILLSIGVSKVKIIGQFIMELVFVSFPAALLSYISGGFIMKQIVSGITKSENASFAKSLLITKLSDKIEVFIKSYGLLLLIIAVSVIIASGIILIKKPKQILSQIS; encoded by the coding sequence ATGATAAAAAATGCGATTGCTTATATAACAAGAAAAAGAAATAGGTCTTTGATAATACTGATAATTCTAACACTTGTTTTATCGTGTTTATATGCTTGTTTGAGTATAACGAAATCACAGAAAACATTGGAGAAATCACTATATGAAACATCAAATTCTTCTATTTCTATAACGAAAAAAAATAAAAACGGATATTTTGATATAAAAAAATTTGACAAATTAAAACAAATCAAAGATATAAAAGAGGTTTCATATCATTATGAAGGATTAGCCAACTTAACAAATACTAATGTAGTTGAAAGTGATCAGAAAGTTATGCGCGAAGATTTGTCACCGAATATGAAAAACTTAGTATCAATAAATGCTATGACAGATCAAAAACGCAATCAATTATTTACAAGCAAAGTTTTTACTATAAAACAAGGTAAGAATTTAGATAAAAAAGATGATAATAAGATTCTTGTTCATGAAGAATTTGCGAAGAAAAACAAGCTGAAACTTCACGACAAGATAGGTCTAAAGTTCATGAATATGAATGGAAATGGAGACACAAATAAAGAAACACAATATGAGATAGTTGGAATTTTTTCAGGAAAAAAACAAGAAAAATACACAGGTCTATCTTCTGATTTTAGCGAAAACTCAATGTTTGTAAATTATAACTCAGCTCAAAATTCATTGGATATTAAAGACAATGAAAAAATCGCTAATAAAATATCTGTTTACACACAGAATTCAGATTCAATGGATAACGTAATAAATCAAATCAAAAACCAAATTGGCAATTCTTCGAAATACATTATCGAAAAAGATGACAATGCATTTAAAGAAGCAATTGATTCGATAAACAGCGTAAAGCACATCATACAAATGATGACTTATTCCATCATGATAGCGGGACTTGTAGTTTTATCATTGATTTTAATCTTATGGTTAAGAGAAAGAATTTACGAAATAGGAATACTTTTATCAATAGGTGTTAGTAAAGTTAAAATCATAGGGCAATTCATCATGGAGCTTGTATTCGTATCCTTTCCTGCAGCACTGTTATCCTACATTAGTGGGGGTTTTATCATGAAACAAATAGTATCAGGAATAACCAAATCAGAAAATGCATCATTTGCAAAAAGCTTATTAATTACAAAACTATCCGATAAAATAGAAGTATTTATCAAAAGCTACGGATTGCTTTTATTAATAATCGCAGTTTCTGTGATTATAGCATCCGGAATAATATTAATCAAAAAACCAAAACAAATATTATCACAAATAAGTTAG
- a CDS encoding ABC transporter permease, translating into MIKNAFAYVTRKSLKSIIILVVIMLMSALSLISLSIKDATDKASEKTFGNITNSFSMEINRQVNSGTPRGGGNVKGQDIKKITESPDIESYVKRINSVADLDGLNIIETQETLANQSPERAKNFKSTVMLTGVNESSKETKFVSGAYKLVQGEHLKNDDKNKILMHKDLAAKNNLKIGDKLKLKSNLFDADNEKQANETVEVTIKGLFDGHNNGGVSAAQELYENTLITDLNTAAKVYGNTEDTAVYQDATFFVKGNKKLEDVMKNLGKLDINWQEYNLIKSSSNYPALQESISGIYAIADKLFVGSLAFAGLVVALLLFLWMNARKKEIAVLLSIGMSKAKIFGQFVTELLLVAIPAYIGSFFLARFAGDKIGNNILQKVTGNIADKIAKQSASTGLGSGAEVDGFNKTLTSLDINISSKALVYVVIFMTIVLLVSLIISSTNILRKNPKDLLIDTK; encoded by the coding sequence ATGATAAAAAACGCATTTGCTTATGTAACACGAAAAAGCCTCAAATCGATAATAATCCTAGTGGTAATAATGTTGATGTCAGCTTTAAGTTTGATAAGTTTATCAATAAAAGATGCCACTGACAAAGCATCTGAAAAAACATTTGGCAATATTACCAATAGTTTTTCAATGGAAATCAACAGACAAGTCAATTCAGGAACACCAAGAGGTGGTGGAAATGTCAAAGGACAAGACATCAAAAAAATTACAGAGTCACCTGATATTGAAAGTTATGTAAAAAGAATAAACAGCGTGGCTGATTTGGATGGATTGAATATAATTGAAACACAAGAAACATTGGCTAATCAATCACCAGAACGTGCGAAAAATTTCAAAAGCACTGTAATGTTGACTGGCGTTAATGAATCGTCTAAGGAAACAAAATTTGTATCTGGAGCATACAAACTGGTCCAAGGTGAACATTTGAAAAATGATGATAAGAATAAGATTCTGATGCACAAAGATTTGGCAGCCAAAAACAATTTGAAAATAGGCGACAAATTAAAATTAAAATCCAATTTGTTTGACGCAGATAATGAAAAACAAGCCAATGAAACAGTAGAAGTTACGATTAAAGGTTTATTTGATGGACACAATAACGGTGGTGTGAGCGCCGCACAAGAATTGTATGAAAACACATTAATTACCGATTTAAATACAGCAGCTAAAGTATACGGCAACACTGAAGATACAGCAGTTTATCAAGATGCTACATTCTTTGTTAAAGGGAACAAAAAACTTGAAGATGTAATGAAAAACCTAGGCAAACTTGATATTAATTGGCAAGAATATAATTTAATAAAAAGCTCATCAAATTATCCAGCATTACAAGAATCAATCAGTGGAATATATGCAATAGCCGATAAATTATTTGTAGGATCACTTGCATTTGCAGGATTGGTAGTAGCTTTATTATTGTTCTTATGGATGAACGCAAGGAAGAAAGAGATTGCAGTATTGTTGTCGATAGGCATGTCGAAAGCGAAAATATTCGGACAATTTGTCACAGAATTATTATTAGTTGCTATTCCGGCTTACATTGGTTCATTCTTCTTGGCTAGATTTGCTGGAGATAAAATCGGCAACAACATACTACAAAAAGTAACAGGGAATATCGCAGACAAAATCGCCAAGCAATCAGCTTCAACTGGACTTGGAAGTGGAGCAGAAGTAGATGGATTCAATAAGACATTGACAAGTTTAGACATTAACATCTCATCAAAGGCCTTGGTATATGTAGTAATATTTATGACAATTGTGTTGCTTGTTTCATTGATTATTTCATCAACGAATATTCTTAGAAAGAATCCAAAAGATTTATTAATAGATACAAAATAG
- a CDS encoding ATP-binding cassette domain-containing protein, giving the protein MNILEIKNVSYSYSSSNEEVLSLVNRGFEQGKFYAIIGKSGTGKSTLLSLLAGLDSPDSGQILFKNNNIEEKGHSYHRKNNISLVFQNYNLIDYLTPLENIRLVNKNASEDILLELGLDKSQTRRNVMKLSGGQQQRVAIARALVSEAPIILADEPTGNLDDVTAGEIIDILKKLAMERNKCVIVVTHSKEVAKAADIVLELKDRKLQEVVDNI; this is encoded by the coding sequence ATGAATATTTTAGAAATCAAAAACGTATCATACAGTTATTCAAGTTCAAATGAGGAAGTTTTATCATTAGTTAACAGAGGATTTGAACAAGGAAAATTCTACGCAATAATTGGAAAGTCAGGAACTGGTAAATCAACACTTTTATCGTTGTTAGCAGGATTAGATTCACCTGATTCAGGTCAAATCTTATTCAAGAATAATAACATCGAAGAAAAAGGACACAGTTATCACAGAAAAAACAACATATCATTAGTTTTTCAAAACTATAACTTAATAGATTATTTGACACCACTTGAAAATATAAGATTAGTAAACAAAAATGCATCAGAAGATATATTATTGGAACTGGGATTGGATAAAAGTCAAACAAGAAGAAATGTTATGAAACTATCTGGTGGACAACAACAAAGAGTTGCAATTGCAAGGGCTTTGGTTTCAGAAGCTCCGATAATATTGGCAGATGAGCCTACAGGAAACTTGGATGATGTAACCGCTGGTGAAATTATCGATATATTGAAAAAACTAGCAATGGAAAGAAACAAATGCGTAATAGTTGTTACTCATAGTAAAGAAGTGGCAAAAGCAGCAGATATTGTTCTTGAATTGAAAGATAGAAAACTACAAGAAGTAGTTGACAATATTTAG